From Amycolatopsis sp. cg9, one genomic window encodes:
- a CDS encoding cryptochrome/photolyase family protein, whose product MRDEPALWLFADQLGPHFHSTPEHRHRDVLVIRSAAAFAAKPFHRQKLHLVQAALHRLAADLGDRVTLIDAPDYRTGLRRFGRPVVVHEPTSHAADAFVRRLHGEGVVAEIRPTPGFVLSKADFAEWAAGRTRFVMEDFYRDQRRKFGVLLEADGEPEGGQWNYDHDNRQPPPKTTRLDVPAPWHPRENEIDDRVRAGLDAAERAGEIHPVGVDGPRQFAVGHDEAQRALKRFLDHRLPVFGPHQDAMLTHDWAMAHALLSVPLNLGLLDPRDVVRKAEERYRAGDAPLSSVEGFVRQVLGWREWVWHLYWHHGPEYLRRNALQARRKLPEWWRTLDADAVEAACLRTALAGVRDRGYAHHIERLMVLGNHALQRGYDPGELNRWFATAFVDGFPWVMPANVIGMSQYADGGVVGTKPYAAGGAYINRMSDHCPGCVFDPKKRTGPDACPFTAGYWAFLDRNAGRLKGNHRMRQPLSGLERLADRAEVVAREAERDHF is encoded by the coding sequence ATGCGAGACGAGCCCGCGCTGTGGCTGTTCGCCGACCAGCTCGGGCCGCACTTCCACAGCACGCCCGAGCACCGGCACCGGGACGTCCTGGTGATCCGCTCGGCCGCGGCCTTCGCCGCGAAACCCTTCCACCGCCAGAAACTGCACCTGGTCCAGGCCGCGCTGCACCGGCTCGCCGCCGACCTCGGCGACCGCGTCACGCTGATCGACGCTCCCGACTACCGCACCGGCTTGCGCCGCTTCGGGCGGCCGGTCGTGGTGCACGAACCGACGTCGCACGCGGCCGACGCCTTCGTCCGGCGGCTGCACGGCGAAGGCGTGGTGGCGGAAATCCGGCCGACGCCCGGGTTCGTGCTGTCCAAAGCGGACTTCGCGGAGTGGGCCGCCGGGCGGACCCGGTTCGTCATGGAGGACTTCTACCGCGACCAGCGCCGGAAGTTCGGGGTGCTGCTCGAAGCCGACGGCGAACCCGAAGGCGGGCAGTGGAACTACGACCACGACAACCGGCAGCCCCCGCCGAAGACCACCCGCCTCGACGTCCCCGCGCCGTGGCACCCGCGGGAGAACGAGATCGACGACCGCGTCCGCGCCGGCCTCGACGCGGCCGAGCGCGCGGGGGAGATCCACCCGGTCGGCGTGGACGGGCCGCGGCAGTTCGCCGTCGGGCACGACGAAGCCCAGCGTGCGCTCAAGCGGTTCCTCGACCACCGGCTGCCGGTGTTCGGGCCGCACCAGGACGCGATGCTGACCCACGACTGGGCGATGGCGCACGCGCTGCTGTCCGTCCCGCTCAACCTCGGGCTGCTCGACCCGCGGGACGTCGTCCGGAAGGCGGAGGAGCGGTACCGGGCCGGTGACGCGCCGCTGAGCAGCGTCGAGGGGTTCGTCCGGCAGGTGCTGGGCTGGCGTGAATGGGTGTGGCACCTGTACTGGCACCACGGGCCGGAGTACCTGCGCCGCAACGCTTTGCAGGCCCGGCGGAAGCTGCCGGAGTGGTGGCGGACGCTGGACGCCGACGCCGTCGAAGCGGCCTGCCTGCGCACCGCGCTCGCCGGCGTCCGCGACCGCGGCTACGCCCACCACATCGAGCGCCTGATGGTGCTGGGCAACCACGCGCTGCAGCGCGGCTACGACCCGGGCGAGCTCAACCGCTGGTTCGCGACGGCGTTCGTCGACGGGTTTCCCTGGGTGATGCCGGCCAACGTGATCGGCATGAGCCAGTACGCCGACGGCGGGGTCGTCGGGACCAAGCCGTACGCCGCCGGGGGCGCCTACATCAACCGGATGAGTGACCACTGCCCGGGATGCGTGTTCGACCCGAAGAAACGGACCGGGCCGGACGCGTGCCCGTTCACCGCGGGCTACTGGGCGTTCCTCGACCGGAATGCCGGGCGGCTGAAGGGAAATCACCGGATGCGGCAGCCGTTGAGCGGCCTCGAGCGGCTGGCGGACCGGGCCGAGGTGGTCGCCCGGGAGGCGGAGCGCGACCACTTCTGA
- a CDS encoding DICT sensory domain-containing protein, with amino-acid sequence MPDADPRAGVLSKRALVTASHAVERAALAEGAGADTVVFALFQRLPYFEREREVYARIARRAAVTVVGMVDSGRPDLPHGVTPVLLRPDEPMAREWSVAVLSPTFGASVVAQDLDEIDPQASAVEAARLFRGRWGLRRDEAYAEVVRLRDAMGDRLPPAVRRKVGEVLASVETPAALDVESRAEAALRHVAARLDKARSRAEPRPATGPAVDPDTGLDTMAGIQSWLGDATDTVPLGLVFVAVDDPVAVERRHGTRIRMHTEQNIADLLRDGLRPLDRAVRLGPGEFLVVQPAVHPAELTDRSRRLEHRLAALHATYPFVDLHPRTTTLLTRRRPLPLQSLRAQLREVPAVTLWPPSQGSLPLPVARPVALRSGAGEWFR; translated from the coding sequence ATGCCCGACGCAGATCCGCGCGCCGGCGTGCTGTCCAAGCGCGCCCTCGTGACCGCGTCCCACGCGGTGGAGCGCGCGGCACTGGCCGAAGGTGCGGGCGCCGACACGGTCGTGTTCGCGCTGTTCCAGCGGCTCCCGTACTTCGAGCGCGAACGGGAGGTGTACGCCCGGATCGCGCGGCGGGCGGCGGTCACGGTGGTCGGCATGGTCGACTCCGGCCGCCCCGACCTGCCGCACGGCGTCACCCCGGTGCTGCTGCGCCCGGACGAGCCGATGGCACGGGAGTGGTCGGTGGCCGTGCTATCGCCGACGTTCGGCGCGTCCGTCGTCGCGCAGGACCTCGACGAGATCGACCCGCAGGCGTCCGCGGTCGAAGCGGCCCGGCTGTTCCGCGGCCGCTGGGGACTGCGCCGCGACGAGGCGTACGCCGAAGTGGTCCGCCTCCGCGACGCGATGGGCGACCGCCTGCCCCCGGCGGTCCGGCGCAAGGTCGGCGAAGTCCTGGCCTCGGTCGAGACCCCGGCCGCGCTCGACGTCGAAAGCCGCGCCGAGGCCGCGCTGCGGCACGTGGCGGCCAGGCTGGACAAAGCCCGGTCGCGCGCGGAACCGCGTCCGGCGACCGGCCCGGCCGTCGACCCGGACACCGGCCTCGACACCATGGCGGGCATCCAGTCCTGGCTCGGCGACGCGACCGACACCGTCCCGCTGGGCCTGGTCTTCGTCGCGGTCGACGACCCCGTGGCGGTCGAGCGGCGGCACGGCACCCGCATCCGCATGCACACCGAGCAGAACATCGCCGATCTCCTGCGCGACGGCCTGCGCCCGCTCGACCGCGCGGTCCGGCTCGGGCCGGGGGAGTTCCTGGTCGTCCAGCCCGCGGTGCACCCGGCCGAGCTGACCGACCGCAGCCGCCGCCTGGAACACCGCCTGGCGGCGCTGCACGCGACCTACCCGTTCGTCGACCTGCACCCCCGCACGACGACGTTGCTGACCCGACGCCGTCCGCTGCCGCTGCAGAGCCTGCGGGCCCAGCTGCGCGAGGTCCCGGCGGTGACGCTGTGGCCGCCGAGCCAGGGTTCGCTCCCGCTCCCGGTAGCCCGCCCGGTCGCGCTGCGGTCGGGAGCGGGCGAGTGGTTCCGCTGA
- a CDS encoding nitroreductase family deazaflavin-dependent oxidoreductase: MDVRAMNAEMTAKLIGAPAEPPPEGGYALRVVETRGRSSGSPRRVPLAVVAKDGGHYLVSPVRDRDWVVNLLATPECALLAAGERAERRAEPVGGDEAAGVVATYLAAMSVPWAIKAFPVPQDAGHEQILEHVPGMAVFRLSTVDPA, from the coding sequence GTGGACGTCCGAGCGATGAACGCCGAAATGACCGCGAAGCTGATCGGCGCCCCGGCGGAGCCGCCGCCCGAAGGCGGGTACGCGCTGCGGGTCGTCGAGACCCGCGGCCGCAGCTCCGGCAGCCCGCGCCGGGTACCCCTGGCCGTCGTCGCGAAGGACGGCGGGCACTACCTCGTCTCGCCGGTCCGCGACCGCGACTGGGTGGTGAACCTGCTGGCCACGCCGGAGTGCGCGCTGCTGGCGGCCGGCGAGCGGGCCGAGCGCCGGGCCGAACCGGTCGGCGGCGACGAGGCCGCCGGGGTGGTCGCCACCTACCTGGCCGCGATGTCCGTGCCGTGGGCGATCAAGGCGTTCCCGGTCCCCCAGGACGCCGGCCACGAGCAGATCCTCGAGCACGTGCCGGGGATGGCGGTGTTCCGCCTGTCCACAGTGGACCCGGCGTGA
- a CDS encoding acyltransferase family protein has product MPSSPKIHANPNVGFAWLRMIGAITVIVDHSMPLLHPQRLTIFPASWHMSPGYIALMGFFAMSGYQIQDSWARDPSWWRFSARRLLRIMPPLVVVLLVTVFVIGPLVTTWPAHDYWTHIQTWRYLVGTTVLFYMQHDLPGVFAGNPYPFSVNGAIWTLPMELLGYALVLVVGVVVLIGLPRLVLFLVLGGMVYTDTVLHATFEQHGLGGSLLVVPIGSTVSFLVPFVIGMVLHAYRDRIPLKPWVALVLFGAYLALSQTPASRYLLALSAAYGAITLAMHWPRKLEVAGPWVYGSYGTYIWGFPIQQLYILAGVRQVWLLILLAVPSAYLVGQLSWNYVEKPTQRLRRYLKAPAPVRRPVPAPPQVPATAAAPLRRS; this is encoded by the coding sequence GTGCCGAGCTCGCCAAAAATTCACGCCAATCCCAACGTCGGTTTCGCGTGGCTGAGGATGATCGGCGCGATCACGGTCATCGTCGACCACAGCATGCCGCTGCTGCACCCGCAGCGGCTGACGATCTTCCCCGCGTCCTGGCACATGTCGCCGGGGTACATCGCGCTGATGGGGTTCTTCGCGATGAGCGGCTACCAGATCCAGGACAGCTGGGCGCGCGACCCGTCGTGGTGGCGGTTCTCCGCGCGGCGGCTGCTGCGGATCATGCCGCCGCTGGTCGTCGTGCTGCTGGTGACCGTGTTCGTGATCGGCCCGCTGGTCACGACATGGCCCGCGCACGACTACTGGACGCACATCCAGACGTGGCGCTACCTGGTCGGCACCACCGTGCTCTTCTACATGCAGCACGACCTGCCCGGCGTGTTCGCGGGCAACCCGTACCCGTTCTCGGTCAACGGCGCGATCTGGACGCTGCCGATGGAACTGCTCGGCTACGCGCTGGTCCTCGTCGTCGGCGTGGTCGTGCTGATCGGCCTGCCGCGGCTGGTCCTGTTCCTCGTCCTCGGCGGCATGGTCTACACCGACACGGTGCTGCACGCGACGTTCGAGCAGCACGGCCTCGGCGGCTCGCTGCTGGTCGTCCCGATCGGCTCGACGGTGTCGTTCCTGGTGCCGTTCGTGATCGGGATGGTGCTGCACGCCTACCGCGACCGGATCCCGCTCAAACCGTGGGTCGCGCTCGTCCTGTTCGGCGCTTACCTGGCGCTGAGCCAGACGCCCGCGAGCCGGTACCTGCTGGCGCTCAGCGCGGCGTACGGCGCGATCACCCTCGCGATGCACTGGCCGCGGAAGCTCGAGGTCGCGGGCCCGTGGGTCTACGGCAGCTACGGCACCTACATCTGGGGCTTCCCGATCCAGCAGCTGTACATCCTCGCCGGCGTGCGGCAGGTGTGGCTGCTGATCCTGCTCGCCGTGCCGTCGGCGTACCTGGTCGGGCAGCTGTCCTGGAACTACGTCGAGAAGCCCACGCAGCGGCTGCGGCGGTACCTGAAGGCGCCGGCCCCGGTCCGGCGGCCGGTGCCCGCGCCGCCGCAGGTGCCCGCCACCGCCGCCGCGCCCCTGCGGAGATCTTGA
- a CDS encoding MFS transporter, whose amino-acid sequence MAVTRAWPLLAVLGAGLFLVAVDATVLHVALPDLVRQLRPGAAAQVWIVAIYPLTAAPLLLPAGTLGDRCGRRRVLVAGYAVFGLASLGCAFAPGVPALLAARAVLGCGGAMIMPVTMSLLRELFPGQRQRRTAIAVCSGVAGAGSVFGPVLGGVLVEAWGWRATFLVNPPVILAAVVAALRWLPRSPPGREPWDALSALLAAGGVLGIAFAAGPSGGGFAAAAAGGVLLGLFVRRQRRAAVPLLDLTLFRRPGVPGAVGGVLLVMSTLVGLGLLLAQYLQVVLGLSPTAAAARLLLVLGASAAGSVVAPGLLSRFGNARVRTAGFAVTAGALLAPATGAVTAPWWLVAAGFGMALSLTSSTDTLLAAAPAERAGGAAAVEKTGYELGAGLGTTVFGSLAAAVYAGRLVLPPGVPEAAARLAAAGPAQAEAASRGLAAADALLAAARAACTAGVQVAAGVAAGLFALAVGASVLCRGRKTRVETSPAV is encoded by the coding sequence GTGGCCGTGACCCGCGCCTGGCCGCTGCTGGCCGTGCTCGGGGCCGGGTTGTTCCTGGTGGCGGTGGACGCGACCGTGCTGCACGTGGCGCTGCCCGACCTCGTGCGGCAGCTGCGGCCGGGCGCCGCCGCGCAGGTGTGGATCGTCGCGATCTACCCGCTCACCGCGGCCCCGCTGCTGCTGCCGGCCGGCACGCTCGGCGACCGCTGCGGACGGCGCCGGGTGCTCGTCGCCGGCTACGCGGTGTTCGGGCTGGCCTCGCTCGGGTGCGCGTTCGCGCCCGGGGTCCCGGCGCTGCTCGCCGCGCGGGCGGTGCTCGGCTGCGGCGGGGCGATGATCATGCCGGTGACGATGTCGCTGCTGCGGGAGCTGTTCCCGGGGCAGCGGCAGCGTCGTACGGCGATCGCGGTGTGCAGCGGAGTCGCCGGCGCCGGCTCGGTGTTCGGGCCGGTGCTCGGCGGGGTGCTCGTCGAGGCGTGGGGCTGGCGGGCGACGTTCCTGGTCAACCCGCCGGTGATCCTCGCCGCGGTCGTCGCGGCGCTGCGGTGGCTGCCGCGGTCTCCGCCGGGGCGGGAGCCGTGGGACGCGCTCAGCGCGCTGCTGGCCGCCGGCGGCGTGCTCGGCATCGCCTTCGCGGCCGGGCCGTCGGGGGGCGGCTTCGCGGCCGCGGCGGCCGGCGGTGTCCTCCTCGGGCTCTTCGTGCGCCGCCAGCGCCGGGCGGCGGTCCCGTTGCTGGACTTGACGTTGTTCCGGCGGCCGGGGGTGCCGGGCGCGGTGGGCGGGGTGCTGCTGGTGATGAGCACGCTAGTCGGCCTCGGCCTGCTGCTGGCCCAGTACCTCCAGGTGGTGCTCGGCCTGTCCCCGACGGCCGCGGCGGCGCGGCTGCTGCTGGTGCTCGGGGCGTCGGCGGCCGGCAGCGTGGTGGCACCCGGCCTGCTCTCCCGCTTCGGCAACGCGCGGGTCCGCACGGCCGGCTTCGCCGTGACGGCGGGGGCGTTGCTGGCGCCGGCCACCGGGGCGGTGACGGCGCCGTGGTGGCTCGTCGCGGCCGGGTTCGGGATGGCGCTGTCGCTGACGTCGAGCACGGACACCCTGCTCGCGGCGGCCCCGGCCGAGCGGGCGGGAGGCGCGGCGGCGGTCGAGAAGACGGGCTACGAGCTGGGCGCGGGCCTGGGCACGACGGTGTTCGGTTCCCTCGCGGCAGCGGTGTACGCGGGGCGGCTGGTGCTGCCGCCGGGGGTCCCGGAGGCGGCGGCGCGGCTGGCGGCGGCCGGTCCGGCCCAGGCGGAAGCGGCTTCGCGGGGGCTGGCGGCGGCGGACGCGCTGCTCGCGGCGGCCCGCGCGGCCTGCACGGCGGGGGTCCAGGTAGCGGCCGGTGTCGCGGCGGGCTTGTTCGCGCTCGCGGTCGGCGCCTCTGTGCTGTGCCGTGGCCGGAAAACGCGGGTGGAAACCTCGCCCGCCGTATAG
- a CDS encoding MarR family winged helix-turn-helix transcriptional regulator: MEDVPVALRVNFALRELLSLAHDVQAALARRLGLGATDVQALQHLAFGAPMGTVDLAHALKIRSASATVLVDRLEAAGHVRRGPHPSDGRRITLVLSEAARDEVRVALAPLVAAITRLTDGLAPEHAEVVARFLGDATAVLRAYAAEPPEAG; encoded by the coding sequence GTGGAAGACGTTCCGGTCGCCCTTCGGGTGAACTTCGCCCTGCGCGAGCTGCTCTCGCTCGCGCACGACGTCCAGGCCGCGCTCGCCCGCCGGCTCGGGCTGGGCGCCACCGACGTGCAGGCGCTGCAGCACCTCGCGTTCGGCGCGCCGATGGGCACGGTCGACCTGGCGCACGCGCTGAAGATCCGCTCGGCGTCGGCCACCGTGCTGGTCGACCGCCTCGAAGCGGCCGGGCACGTCCGCCGCGGCCCGCACCCCAGCGACGGCCGCCGGATCACGCTCGTCCTCAGCGAAGCCGCCCGGGACGAAGTCCGGGTCGCGCTCGCGCCGCTCGTCGCCGCGATCACCCGGTTGACGGACGGCCTGGCGCCGGAGCACGCCGAGGTCGTCGCGCGATTCCTGGGGGACGCCACGGCGGTGCTGCGGGCGTACGCTGCGGAGCCGCCGGAAGCGGGTTAG
- a CDS encoding cysteine desulfurase-like protein produces the protein MTYDVRTIRKHFPALADGAAHFDGPGGSQVPDVVGEAVAGTLCAAIANRGTVTAAERRAGAVVAEARQAAADLLAADPAGVVFGRSMTQLTYDFSRALAKDWGDGDEVVVTRLDHDANIRPWVQAAATAGATVRWADFDPATGELDAAAIAALLSERTRLVAVTAASNLLGTRPDLPAIAAAVHDAGALLYVDGVHLTPHAVVDVAALGADFYACSPYKFLGPHLGLVAAAPALLETLHPDKLLPSTDAVPERFELGTLPYELLAGTTAAIDFLAGLVPGTGSRRSRLVESLHALEGHETALLGRLDAGLSAISGVTRYGSPDRHRTPTTLFSVAGVRSQAVYEHLGAQGVNAPASSFYAIECSRHLGLGDTGAVRAGIAPYTTEGDVDRLLAGLASLPR, from the coding sequence GTGACCTACGACGTGCGCACGATCCGCAAGCACTTCCCCGCCCTCGCCGACGGGGCCGCCCACTTCGACGGTCCCGGCGGCTCGCAGGTCCCCGACGTCGTCGGGGAAGCGGTCGCCGGAACGCTCTGCGCCGCGATCGCCAACCGCGGCACCGTCACCGCGGCCGAGCGCCGGGCGGGCGCGGTGGTCGCCGAGGCCCGGCAGGCCGCGGCCGACCTGCTCGCCGCCGACCCGGCCGGCGTCGTCTTCGGCCGCAGCATGACCCAGCTGACCTACGACTTCTCCCGCGCGCTGGCCAAGGACTGGGGCGACGGCGACGAAGTCGTCGTCACCCGGCTCGACCACGACGCCAACATCCGGCCGTGGGTCCAGGCCGCGGCGACGGCCGGTGCGACCGTGCGCTGGGCGGACTTCGACCCCGCCACCGGCGAGCTCGACGCGGCGGCGATCGCGGCCCTGCTGTCGGAGCGGACGCGGCTGGTCGCGGTCACGGCGGCGTCGAACCTGCTCGGCACCCGCCCGGACCTCCCGGCGATCGCGGCGGCGGTGCACGACGCCGGCGCGCTCCTCTACGTCGACGGCGTCCACCTGACCCCGCACGCGGTGGTCGACGTGGCCGCGCTCGGCGCCGACTTCTACGCCTGCTCGCCGTACAAGTTCCTCGGGCCGCACCTGGGCCTGGTCGCGGCGGCGCCGGCTCTGCTCGAGACGCTGCACCCGGACAAGCTGCTGCCTTCGACCGACGCCGTCCCGGAACGCTTCGAGCTGGGAACGCTGCCGTACGAGCTCCTCGCGGGCACGACGGCGGCCATCGACTTCCTCGCCGGGCTCGTGCCGGGGACGGGCTCCCGCCGTTCGCGGCTCGTCGAGTCCCTGCATGCGTTGGAGGGGCACGAAACCGCGCTGCTCGGCCGGCTCGACGCGGGCCTTTCGGCGATCTCCGGCGTGACCCGGTACGGCTCACCGGACCGCCACCGCACCCCGACGACCTTGTTCTCGGTCGCCGGGGTGCGGTCTCAGGCGGTGTACGAGCACCTCGGCGCGCAGGGGGTCAACGCCCCGGCCAGCAGCTTCTACGCGATCGAGTGCTCGCGGCACCTCGGGCTGGGCGACACCGGCGCGGTCCGGGCCGGCATCGCGCCCTACACCACGGAAGGCGACGTCGACCGGCTGCTCGCCGGGCTGGCGTCGCTCCCGCGTTGA
- a CDS encoding DUF4383 domain-containing protein, with protein MTATEPEARRGPAPVQGIGMLIGLLFLVLAALELMSGVADGGGPRELFGVFAASGAWALTHLLTGAAAVFCTRSPRLAARFLLAAGAVYAVVGLAGLLPLPDTVAEVLPMNNAGVCLALGLGTAMLILGAGWLQRGPERRR; from the coding sequence ATGACCGCCACCGAACCCGAGGCCCGGCGCGGCCCCGCCCCCGTGCAGGGCATCGGCATGCTGATCGGCCTGCTGTTCCTCGTGCTCGCCGCACTGGAGCTGATGTCGGGCGTCGCGGACGGCGGCGGCCCGCGCGAACTGTTCGGGGTCTTCGCCGCCTCCGGGGCGTGGGCGCTCACGCACCTGCTGACCGGCGCCGCCGCGGTGTTCTGCACGCGCTCGCCGCGGCTGGCCGCCCGCTTCCTCCTCGCCGCCGGCGCCGTCTACGCGGTGGTCGGCCTGGCCGGGCTGCTCCCGCTGCCGGACACGGTTGCCGAGGTGCTGCCGATGAACAACGCCGGGGTGTGCCTGGCCCTCGGCCTCGGGACGGCCATGCTCATCCTGGGAGCGGGCTGGCTGCAGCGCGGGCCGGAACGGCGCCGCTGA
- a CDS encoding SRPBCC family protein: MTEYRHTATADIPADELFAFLSHPENLPRYFPEMKVAEPRGGDTVHVEAEVHGERVASEAWLHTDAGTRSLKWGAEGPDDYHGELRIAEAGPASSEITVTLHSVREAGSGEVQRGLEETLAAMTHAATADADVEAAEGEGGWSSYDAKRDSSS; the protein is encoded by the coding sequence ATGACCGAGTACCGCCACACCGCGACCGCCGACATCCCCGCCGACGAGCTGTTCGCGTTCCTGAGCCACCCGGAGAACCTGCCCCGGTACTTCCCGGAGATGAAGGTCGCCGAGCCGCGGGGCGGCGACACCGTGCACGTCGAAGCCGAGGTGCACGGCGAGCGCGTCGCGAGCGAGGCCTGGCTGCACACCGACGCGGGCACGCGGTCGCTGAAGTGGGGTGCCGAAGGCCCCGACGACTACCACGGCGAACTGCGGATCGCCGAAGCCGGCCCGGCGTCCTCGGAAATCACCGTGACGCTGCACAGCGTCCGCGAGGCCGGCAGCGGCGAAGTCCAGCGGGGCCTCGAGGAGACCCTCGCCGCGATGACCCACGCGGCGACCGCCGACGCCGACGTCGAAGCCGCCGAGGGCGAGGGCGGCTGGAGTTCCTACGACGCCAAGAGGGACTCGTCCAGCTGA
- a CDS encoding FAD-dependent oxidoreductase, with protein MSVAIAGGGPGGLLLGYLLARAGIEVTVLEARSDFDRDFRGDSLHPYTLELLDRLGLAGGLLELDHFKARSFRFHTPAGVYSCADYDRLRTPFGYVALMPQVRFLDFLAERANALPTFTLRTSAKVTGLREADGTVTGVRFRGGELATSLVVGADGRFSTVRRLAGLEARPLGATTDLLWFRLPRSPGDPPDADLDLYFGRDAYVGVLGGVRDWQVGYSIEKGAYPALRERGVEEIRAFVRDRVPWLADRAHLLTGFSQTTLLSVDISRVDRWHRPGLLLLGDAAHVISPVGGNGILMAVQDAVAAANRLIPALRRGAVTDDDLAAVQADRIRAIERVQADQVRVEQRAAAARARGRGTAPPALLKLLFAIPALRTRGARANAYGPFPPQLDESLLAS; from the coding sequence GTGAGCGTCGCGATCGCGGGCGGCGGCCCCGGCGGGCTGCTGCTCGGCTACCTGCTCGCCCGCGCCGGGATCGAGGTCACCGTGCTCGAAGCGCGGTCGGACTTCGACCGCGACTTCCGCGGCGACTCACTGCACCCGTACACGCTCGAGCTGCTCGACCGGCTCGGCCTCGCCGGGGGCCTGCTGGAACTCGACCACTTCAAGGCGCGCTCGTTCCGCTTCCACACCCCGGCCGGCGTCTACAGCTGCGCCGACTACGACCGCCTCCGCACGCCGTTCGGTTACGTCGCGCTGATGCCCCAGGTGCGGTTCCTCGACTTCCTCGCCGAGCGCGCGAACGCGCTGCCGACGTTCACCCTGCGGACCAGCGCCAAGGTGACCGGCCTGCGTGAAGCGGACGGCACCGTCACCGGGGTCCGCTTCCGCGGCGGCGAGCTGGCGACGTCGCTCGTCGTCGGTGCGGACGGCCGGTTCTCCACCGTCCGGCGCCTGGCCGGGCTCGAAGCGCGTCCGCTCGGCGCCACCACCGACCTGCTCTGGTTCCGGCTGCCCCGCTCCCCCGGCGACCCGCCCGACGCGGACCTCGACCTCTACTTCGGCCGTGACGCCTACGTCGGCGTCCTCGGCGGCGTCCGCGACTGGCAGGTGGGCTACAGCATCGAGAAGGGCGCGTACCCGGCGTTGCGCGAGCGCGGGGTCGAGGAGATCCGCGCCTTCGTGCGCGACCGCGTGCCGTGGCTGGCCGACCGGGCCCACCTGCTCACCGGCTTCTCGCAGACGACGCTGCTGTCGGTGGACATCTCCCGGGTCGACCGGTGGCACCGCCCGGGCCTGCTGCTGCTCGGCGACGCCGCGCACGTCATCTCCCCGGTCGGCGGCAACGGCATCCTGATGGCGGTGCAGGACGCCGTCGCCGCGGCGAACCGCCTGATCCCGGCGCTGCGCCGGGGCGCGGTCACCGACGACGACCTCGCGGCCGTGCAGGCCGACCGGATCCGCGCGATCGAGCGGGTGCAGGCCGACCAGGTGCGGGTGGAGCAGCGGGCCGCCGCGGCGCGGGCCCGGGGGCGCGGCACCGCGCCGCCGGCGTTGCTCAAGCTGCTGTTCGCGATCCCGGCGCTGCGCACCCGCGGGGCCCGCGCCAACGCCTACGGCCCCTTCCCGCCTCAGCTGGACGAGTCCCTCTTGGCGTCGTAG
- a CDS encoding glycosyltransferase 87 family protein, whose protein sequence is MRGRHLLAGAQVLVAAALLVSYNGGRWRFPAYRVDLDVYRLGSAALLHGHDLYGTLPPTGDGQSLLFTYPPFAAILLAPFAVLPYWAACLALTVLTLGVLALVLRTVLRALGARCDWWRVAAFLLAAEALEPVLRTLYAGQIDLLLLALVVLDALVAAPKWPRGLLIGVAAAIKLTPAVFVLYLLLRRDTRAAVTAAVTFLAATALGFLVAGADSVRYWTGALWDTGRVGEPTYAGDQSLLGLLARLGVPPGARTAWWLPLVAVVLVLTALGVRRALAAGEPVLALGLTAVGGLLVSPISWTHHWVWAVVVLLGWAEPARRTRRRGFALLAGAGAVLFVAGPQWWWPRGGGVERQWNFGQQLTGNGYVLFGLAVLVTAVLVRFPRPAAGFSGAVPARAAASPLPG, encoded by the coding sequence ATGCGGGGGAGACACCTACTGGCGGGCGCGCAGGTCCTGGTGGCGGCGGCGCTGCTGGTTTCGTACAACGGCGGGCGGTGGCGGTTCCCGGCCTACCGCGTCGACCTGGACGTCTACCGGCTCGGGTCGGCCGCGCTGCTGCACGGCCACGACCTCTACGGCACGCTGCCGCCGACCGGGGACGGCCAGTCCCTGCTGTTCACCTACCCGCCGTTCGCGGCGATCCTGCTGGCCCCGTTCGCGGTCCTGCCGTACTGGGCCGCCTGCCTCGCCCTCACCGTGCTGACGCTCGGGGTGCTGGCGCTGGTCCTGAGGACCGTCCTCCGCGCGCTCGGGGCGCGGTGCGACTGGTGGCGGGTGGCGGCGTTCCTGCTGGCCGCCGAGGCGCTGGAGCCGGTGCTGCGGACGCTGTACGCGGGCCAGATCGACCTGCTGCTGCTCGCGCTGGTCGTCCTCGACGCTCTCGTGGCCGCGCCGAAGTGGCCCCGCGGGCTTCTGATCGGCGTCGCCGCCGCGATCAAGTTGACCCCGGCGGTGTTCGTGCTCTACCTCCTGCTCCGCCGCGACACCCGGGCCGCGGTGACCGCCGCGGTCACGTTCCTGGCCGCGACGGCGCTGGGGTTCCTGGTGGCCGGCGCGGACTCGGTGCGGTACTGGACCGGCGCGCTGTGGGACACCGGTCGCGTCGGCGAGCCGACCTACGCCGGCGACCAGTCGCTGCTCGGGCTGCTTGCCCGCCTGGGGGTGCCGCCCGGGGCGCGGACGGCGTGGTGGCTGCCGCTGGTGGCGGTGGTGCTGGTGCTGACCGCGCTGGGCGTGCGGCGCGCGCTGGCCGCGGGGGAACCCGTGCTCGCGCTCGGCCTCACCGCCGTCGGCGGGCTGCTGGTGTCGCCCATCTCCTGGACGCACCACTGGGTCTGGGCGGTGGTCGTGCTGCTCGGCTGGGCGGAGCCGGCCCGCCGCACGCGGCGGCGCGGGTTCGCGCTCCTGGCCGGCGCCGGTGCCGTGCTCTTCGTCGCGGGACCGCAGTGGTGGTGGCCGCGCGGTGGCGGAGTGGAGCGGCAGTGGAACTTCGGCCAGCAGCTCACCGGCAACGGTTATGTCCTCTTCGGACTCGCGGTGCTGGTCACGGCGGTGCTGGTGCGCTTCCCCCGGCCGGCCGCCGGCTTCAGCGGCGCCGTTCCGGCCCGCGCTGCAGCCAGCCCGCTCCCAGGATGA